From Cellulomonas fimi ATCC 484, a single genomic window includes:
- a CDS encoding ABC transporter ATP-binding protein — protein sequence MTSTVDDDTPGGGPPPVPAPVPTPQAPDAADGIVVAGLRRAFGTVQALDGVDLRARAGRVTALVGPNGSGKTTLLLVLAGLLVPDQGSVRVAGHDPVTDGAAARGRTGWMPDAFGTWDSLTAREVLSTFAAAYRIPRAQADQRVAELLATVHLEEYADRPASVLSRGQKQRLGLARALVHSPDVLLLDEPASGLDPRSRVDLRLLLRRLADEGRTVLVSSHVLSELEEMADDAVFLSKGRTVVGGWTETSQAAAPRRYRVRSLSTAALTDWLGRAGVAWQADDEDGAPAGAPDPAASTAPPDPAAPDTPAGPIAGDRPGGAVVDVADDEDAARLLREAVTAGVPVTAFAPVRGRLEQAYLDLDEERR from the coding sequence ATGACGAGCACCGTCGACGACGACACCCCCGGCGGCGGCCCACCGCCCGTCCCCGCACCGGTCCCGACGCCGCAGGCGCCCGACGCCGCCGACGGGATCGTCGTCGCCGGCCTGCGGCGGGCGTTCGGCACGGTGCAGGCCCTGGACGGCGTCGACCTGCGGGCGCGCGCCGGTCGCGTCACAGCGCTGGTCGGGCCCAACGGCTCCGGCAAGACGACGCTCCTGCTGGTCCTCGCGGGCCTGCTCGTCCCCGACCAGGGGTCCGTGCGCGTGGCCGGGCACGACCCGGTCACCGACGGCGCGGCCGCGCGCGGGCGGACCGGCTGGATGCCCGACGCGTTCGGCACGTGGGACTCCCTCACGGCCCGCGAGGTGCTCAGCACGTTCGCCGCGGCGTACCGGATCCCGCGGGCGCAGGCCGACCAGCGGGTCGCCGAGCTGCTCGCGACCGTGCACCTCGAGGAGTACGCCGACCGCCCCGCGAGCGTCCTGTCGCGTGGTCAGAAGCAGCGGCTCGGCCTCGCACGCGCGCTCGTGCACTCCCCCGACGTGCTGCTGCTCGACGAGCCCGCGTCGGGCCTCGACCCCCGCTCGCGCGTCGACCTGCGCCTGCTGCTGCGGCGGCTCGCCGACGAGGGCCGCACCGTCCTCGTGTCGAGCCACGTGCTCTCGGAGCTCGAGGAGATGGCCGACGACGCCGTCTTCCTCTCGAAGGGCCGCACGGTCGTCGGCGGGTGGACGGAGACGTCGCAGGCCGCCGCGCCCCGCCGGTACCGGGTCCGCTCGCTGTCGACCGCCGCGCTCACCGACTGGCTGGGCCGCGCCGGCGTCGCCTGGCAGGCCGACGACGAGGACGGAGCACCGGCCGGTGCGCCCGACCCCGCGGCGTCCACCGCGCCGCCGGACCCGGCCGCGCCCGACACGCCGGCGGGCCCGATCGCGGGCGACCGTCCGGGTGGTGCCGTCGTGGACGTCGCCGACGACGAGGACGCCGCCCGGCTGCTGCGTGAGGCCGTCACCGCGGGCGTGCCCGTCACCGCGTTCGCACCCGTGCGCGGGCGCCTGGAGCAGGCCTACCTGGACCTCGACGAGGAGCGCCGATGA
- a CDS encoding ABC transporter permease, producing the protein MNVTHVELDDSPAAPPAAPRSATWGLTWHGVRTVAALELRQRVRSTRWIVALVVWFLVVGAMTLLITGALGMADDEGLRRGSLVFAGVTFLVLGLGLLVTPTLTSTSVNGDRNAGTLATLQVTLLTPAEIAAGKLLAAWASACAFLVVSLPFLVLALLLGDTPPTSTLAALVVIALLLASVCGVGLGWSSLVARTAGSTVLTFVTVAALTVFTPLLFALTFPLVSGHEQVQVYGPPEDWYTDAQQVEAEPECDVTVQERYVTHTERTWWLLAANPFVVVADAAGTSRHVDVDEPLGALREGVRGLRQGPPPIQDECWWSDVVVSEQESAVVPLEETDSPASTPVWPFGLGLHLLLGATGFVVAVRRLRVPQHTLARGTRVA; encoded by the coding sequence ATGAACGTCACCCACGTCGAGCTCGACGACAGCCCGGCCGCGCCGCCGGCCGCCCCGCGCTCCGCGACCTGGGGTCTCACCTGGCACGGCGTCCGGACCGTCGCCGCGCTCGAGCTGCGGCAGCGGGTCCGCTCGACGCGCTGGATCGTGGCGCTCGTGGTCTGGTTCCTCGTCGTCGGGGCGATGACGCTGCTCATCACCGGTGCGCTGGGCATGGCCGACGACGAGGGGCTGCGCCGTGGGTCGCTCGTGTTCGCGGGCGTGACGTTCCTCGTGCTCGGCCTCGGGCTGCTCGTCACCCCGACGCTCACGTCCACGTCCGTCAACGGCGACCGCAACGCCGGCACGCTCGCGACGCTGCAGGTCACGCTCCTGACGCCCGCCGAGATCGCGGCGGGCAAGCTGCTCGCCGCGTGGGCGTCGGCGTGCGCGTTCCTCGTGGTGAGCCTCCCGTTCCTCGTGCTCGCGCTGCTGCTCGGCGACACTCCGCCGACGTCGACGCTCGCGGCTCTGGTCGTCATCGCGCTGCTGCTCGCCTCGGTGTGCGGGGTCGGTCTCGGGTGGTCGTCGCTCGTCGCGCGGACCGCGGGCTCGACCGTGCTGACGTTCGTCACGGTCGCCGCGCTGACCGTGTTCACGCCGCTGCTGTTCGCGCTCACGTTCCCGCTGGTCAGCGGCCACGAGCAGGTGCAGGTCTACGGGCCGCCCGAGGACTGGTACACCGACGCCCAGCAGGTCGAGGCCGAGCCCGAGTGCGACGTCACGGTGCAGGAGCGCTACGTCACGCACACCGAGCGGACGTGGTGGCTGCTGGCCGCGAACCCGTTCGTCGTGGTCGCCGACGCGGCGGGCACCTCGCGCCACGTGGACGTCGACGAGCCGCTCGGCGCGCTCCGTGAGGGTGTGCGGGGCCTGCGCCAGGGCCCGCCCCCGATCCAGGACGAGTGCTGGTGGTCGGACGTGGTCGTCTCCGAGCAGGAGAGTGCCGTCGTGCCCCTCGAGGAGACGGACAGCCCTGCGTCGACGCCCGTCTGGCCGTTCGGCCTCGGGCTGCACCTGCTGCTCGGCGCGACCGGCTTCGTCGTGGCGGTCCGGCGGCTGCGGGTCCCGCAGCACACGCTCGCGCGCGGCACCCGCGTCGCGTAG